One window from the genome of Magnolia sinica isolate HGM2019 chromosome 4, MsV1, whole genome shotgun sequence encodes:
- the LOC131242555 gene encoding purine permease 1-like, with protein sequence MAMNVERMEGGVSTSPPKDTQKRTINWWMIAINCTFTAVGTICGPLLMRLYYLHGGSRKWLTSWLQTAGFPIVLLPLSILYIRQRASGMPFFAEPKLLMSSAVIGLLIGLDNFLYSLGLSFLPVSTSSLLFATQLAFTAFFALIIVRQKFSPYSVNAVVLMTLGSVLLGIRKSGDRPPEVSNGEYLLGFIMTIGAAALLGFILPCTELAYAKARKAITYPVVLQFQFNTTMFATIFCTIGMIINKDFPAIAREAAAYELGEAKYYLVLVGVSVAFQMVFVGTLGIIFCTSSLFAGVLSATLLPVTEIAAVIVFKEKFTGEKGMALALCLWGFTSYFYGSYRLNKTQAPEEEEEESK encoded by the exons ATGGCCATGAATGTAGAGAGAATGGAAGGAGGAGTCTCAACATCACCACCAAAGGACACCCAAAAACGGACCATAAACTGGTGGATGATAGCCATTAACTGCACCTTCACAGCGGTGGGGACCATCTGCGGCCCACTCCTCATGCGGCTATACTATCTCCATGGCGGGAGTAGGAAATGGCTAACCAGCTGGTTGCAGACAGCCGGTTTCCCTATCGTTCTCCTTCCACTCTCCATTCTCTACATACGCCAACGGGCTAGTGGGATGCCATTCTTCGCTGAACCCAAGCTATTGATGTCGAGTGCCGTGATCGGCCTCCTCATCGGTCTCGATAACTTCTTGTATTCTCTGGGGTTATCTTTCCTCCCCGTCTCCACCTCTTCTCTCCTCTTTGCCACTCAGCTTGCTTTCACCGCTTTCTTCGCTCTCATCATTGTAAGGCAGAAATTCAGCCCGTATTCGGTCAATGCCGTGGTGTTGATGACGCTTGGTTCGGTACTGCTCGGGATCCGAAAGAGCGGCGACCGCCCTCCAGAAGTGTCGAATGGGGAGTATTTGCTCGGTTTCATTATGACTATTGGTGCAGCTGCTTTGCTGGGATTCATACTGCCATGCACGGAGCTCGCCTACGCCAAGGCTAGAAAAGCAATCACTTATCCAGTGGTGTTGCAGTTTCAGTTCAACACGACCATGTTCGCCACCATTTTCTGCACCATTGGGATGATTATTAACAAGGATTTTCCG GCGATTGCTAGGGAGGCAGCTGCATATGAGCTTGGGGAGGCAAAGTACTACCTGGTGCTGGTTGGTGTTTCAGTAGCGTTTCAGATGGTATTCGTGGGAACTCTCGGTATCATCTTCTGCACTTCATCTCTCTTCGCTGGCGTTCTCAGCGCCACTCTCCTTCCTGTAACGGAGATAGCAGCAGTCATTGTCTTCAAAGAGAAGTTCACTGGAGAGAAGGGAATGGCCCTGGCTCTCTGCCTTTGGGGCTTCACCTCTTACTTCTACGGTTCCTACAGGTTGAACAAGACGCAGGcacctgaagaagaagaagaagaatccaaATAG
- the LOC131244377 gene encoding purine permease 1-like, which produces MAMHVERIEGGVPTSPPKDTQKRTINWWMIAINCTFTAVGTICGPLLMRLYYLHGGSRKWLTSWLQTAGFPIVLLPLSILYIRQRASGMPFFAEPKLLMSSAVIGLLIGLDNFLYSLGLSFLPVSTSSLLFATQLAFTAFFALIIVRQKFSPYSVNAVVLMTLGSVLLGIRKSGDRPPEVSNGEYLLGFIMTIGAAALLGFILPCTELAYAKARKAITYPVVLQFQFNTTMFATIFCTIGMIINKDFPAIAREAAAYELGEAKYYLVLVGVSVAFQMVFVGTLGIIFCTSSLFVGVLSATLLPFTEIAGVIFFKEKFIGEKGMALALCLWGFTSYLYGSYKLNRKQEAQEKEESKYP; this is translated from the exons ATGGCCATGCATGTAGAGAGAATCGAGGGAGGAGTCCCAACATCACCACCAAAGGACACCCAAAAACGGACCATAAACTGGTGGATGATAGCCATTAACTGCACCTTCACAGCGGTGGGGACCATCTGCGGCCCACTCCTCATGCGGCTATACTATCTCCATGGCGGGAGTAGGAAATGGCTAACCAGCTGGTTGCAGACAGCCGGTTTCCCTATCGTTCTCCTCCCACTCTCCATTCTCTACATACGCCAACGGGCTAGTGGGATGCCATTCTTCGCTGAACCCAAGCTATTGATGTCGAGTGCCGTGATCGGCCTCCTCATCGGTCTCGATAACTTCTTGTATTCTCTGGGGTTATCTTTCCTCCCCGTCTCCACCTCTTCTCTCCTCTTTGCCACTCAGCTTGCTTTCACTGCTTTCTTCGCTCTCATCATTGTAAGGCAGAAATTCAGCCCGTATTCGGTCAATGCCGTGGTGTTGATGACGCTTGGTTCGGTACTGCTCGGGATCCGAAAGAGCGGCGACCGCCCTCCAGAAGTGTCGAATGGGGAGTATTTGCTCGGTTTCATTATGACTATTGGTGCAGCTGCTTTGCTGGGATTCATACTGCCATGCACGGAGCTCGCCTACGCCAAGGCTAGAAAAGCAATCACTTATCCAGTGGTGTTGCAGTTTCAGTTCAACACGACCATGTTCGCCACCATTTTCTGCACCATTGGGATGATTATTAACAAGGATTTTCCG GCGATTGCTAGGGAGGCAGCTGCATATGAGCTTGGGGAGGCAAAGTACTACCTGGTGCTGGTTGGTGTTTCAGTAGCGTTTCAGATGGTATTCGTGGGAACTCTCGGTATCATCTTCTGCACTTCATCTCTCTTCGTCGGCGTCCTCAGCGCCACTCTTCTCCCTTTCACGGAGATAGCAGGGGTCATATTCTTCAAAGAGAAGTTCATAGGAGAGAAGGGAATGGCCCTGGCTCTCTGCCTTTGGGGCTTTACCTCCTACCTCTATGGTTCGTATAAGTTGAACAGGAAGCAAGAAgctcaagaaaaagaagaatccaAGTACCCCTAA